Part of the Salirhabdus salicampi genome is shown below.
TCGACAATGTCTTTTAATGTAGGAATACCTACTTCAAATTCGTTCGCCAATTGTTCGACATTAATCCCTTTGAGCGCTTGAGTTAACGTACTTTCACCTAATTGTTTTGTCGTAAATCCTAATGCTTTCAGAAGGGCTTTCGTCTGTTTATAGCTTTCCGGATGGATTGGAGTTCGGTCTAACGGTTCTTTTCCATCTAAAATGCGAAGAAAACCAATAGCTTGTTCGTAAGTTTTTGCACCCAATCTCGGGACGTCCTTCAATTGAGATCGATTTTCAAATTTCCCGTTCTCATTTCGATACTTTACGATGTTTTGCGCAACTGTTTTATTAAGTCCTGATACGTATTGAAGCAAAGAAGTGGAGGCGGTGTTTACATTTACACCTACTTGGTTAACGGCTGTTTCTACAACAAACGTTAATGATTCACTTAACCTCTTCTGACTAACATCGTGCTGGTATTGTCCTACCCCTATAGACTTTGGGTCTATTTTTACTAATTCACTTAAAGGGTCTTGGACTCTTCTCGCAATGGAAACAGCGCTTCTTTCTTCTACTTGTAAATCCGGAAATTCTTCCCGGGCTAGTTTCGAAGCAGAATACACACTGGCTCCTGCCTCATTAACAATTAAATAAGCTACATCTAATTTGTGATTCTGAATTAACTCGGCGATAAATTGCTCTGTTTCCCTTGATGCTGTCCCATTTCCAATAGCTATAAGTTCAACGGAATATCGCTGAATGTATTCTAGCACCTGCTTCTCAGCTGCAGCTTTGTCATTCTTTGGCGGCGTTGGATAAATTACGTTTATAGCTTGTACTTTCCCTGTTTCGTCAACAACCGCTAATTTACAACCTGTTCGGTATGCCGGATCGACACCAAGTAACATCTTCCCTTTCAACGGTGGCTGTAACAGCAAATTGCGTAAGTTTTTTGAAAAGACATTTATGGCTTGTTCCTCAGCGCTCTCTGTTAATACATTTCGAATTTCTCGTTCTATTGACGGTTCGATTAAACGTTTATAACCGTCCTCAATAGCTTGTATGAGTATGTTTTCCTCTTCAGTTGAAGGGCTTTTTATAATTTCTCGTTTTAAATAGTTCGTTACGTCATCAGACGGAGGATTTACCGAAACCTTTAAGACATCATCTTTTTCGCCCCGATTCAAGGCTAAAACACGGTGAGCAACAACTTTTTTAACAGGCTCTTCATAGTCATAATACATTTCGTAAATGCCTTTTTCATCCTGCTCAACGTCCTTACCTTTCGACTGTATCGTTCCATTATTAAAGGTCATATCTCGGATGTTTTCCCGATATGTCGGATCATCAGAAACCCACTCGGCAATAATGTCATTTACACCTGTCAATACCTCTTCAATTGTTGTCAGTTCATGTTCCTCAGATAAAAACTCTTCTGCTTTACGGGAAATATCCTGTTGACTTTGTTCCCAAACAAGTTGAGCCAATGGTTCCAAACCTTTTTCCTTAGCAATCGTAGCTCTTGTCCTTCTTTTTTGTTTATAAGGACGATATAAGTCTTCAACTCTTTGCAGCTTTTCCGCCTTTACAATTTCCCCCTGCAATTCGTCGGTAAGCTTTCCCTGTTCATCTATTAAGCGAATTACTTCTTCTTTTCTTTTGCTTAGTTGCACGCCGTATTCATATGTATCTTCAATTTGCTTTATTTGCACTTCATCTAAACCACCCGTTTGTTCTTTTCGGTAGCGGGCGATGAAAGGGACTGTATTCCCTTCCTGCAACAAATGAATTACTTGTTTCACTATGTTCGGCTTCATGTTTGTTTCTTTACTTACAGATTGGATGATTTGTTGTTCGAAATTTGATTCAGCCAAATCTACTCCTCCTCATTCTTTCAATCAGTTAACGTAACCTTTATTTTAACATAACGGCAAAAAGAGCACGCCATTCGCAATAAAAAAGGACTCCTTTTATCCAGAAGCCCTCACATGTTACGCCCTATAATATTTCATCCCAATTAACGTAGCATCGTCTTGTATATCAGATTCTCCCCGATGTGCATATCGTTTTACAACCGATGAAATCGTATCATTTTCATCAACATTGTTTAACAAATGTCTCTCATTTACTCCATCTGAAAACATAAAAATTTTATCTTCTTCAGTAAGTGATTCTTTTACGACATTACATTTCCGGTTATTACCTGATAAATACCCTGCTGTCGGAATATGCTTTCTTCTCTTTCCGTTGGGCCCCATTACTACAATGCCCACGTTTCCAACTGACGTGAAAGCATAAGTACTATCTTCATAATCAACCTTTAAGAGCCCCAATACAACTCCTCTTTTATCGGTTAACGCCTCATTACATTTTTCGACTATTGTATTTATTGAGTGATGATAACAACGCTCTACTACTTCTATGACGGCTTGTGAGGATTCCTTAGCTAAACGACCACTTCCTAGACCATCTGCGAGGACACATACAAACTCACTATCTTGCTCCTTGTAATAGTAACTATCTCCACAACAAGCGTTTCCCGCTTTTGGTTTCTGAAAAACCGATACTTCCATATAGCCTTCCATTGTCCTCAAAATAAAACCTCCGTGTTATCTGTTTGAAGTGCTTCTCGAAGCTTGCGTAAGGCTCTACGTTGTAAACGTGATACATGCATCTGTGAAATACCGAGCTGCTCCCCTGTATCTTTTTGGCTTTTATTATCATAATAAATGCAGCGTAAAATTTGTTGCTCTCTTTCCGATAACATTGGCAAAAGTTTATCTAACATTAATTTATAATCCACTTGCTCATAACCGTTCTCCAATGACCCGACAAGGTCAAGTAACGTCACTGTACTTCCATCTGAATCCGCTTCAATACTGCGGTCAACAGAAAGAGCTTGATAACTTTTGCCCATTTCCATTGTCTCCAATATTTCCTCTTCTGAAACACATAAATATTCCGCAATTTCTTTGACAGATGGGGAATGTTGTAAAGATGAAGTTAATTCTTCAACAGCCTTTTTAATTTTAGGTCCGAGTTCTTTAATACGACGGGGGACATGAACACTCCATGTTTTATCTCGAATAAATCGTTTCATTTCACCAATAATTGTGGGGACAGCAAAAGATTCAAAGGATTTATCGAATGAAGCATCGTAACGCTTTACTGCAGCAATTAAACCAAGCATGCCGACTTGAATTAAATCTTCTAAAATCGCCGTGTTTTTCGCATATTTACTTGCGATAGATTTAACTAAATCTTCATACTTGGAAACAATTTTCTCTTGAATCCTTTCATCATATGGATGTTTTTGTAAGTGCTTAATCCACTTATAAACTTCATCCTCATAATTACTGTTACTGGGTGGTCGAGATTTGGTCGCCATTTTGCCCCACCTCGTTTTTATGCAGGTATTTTGTCATAACAACAATGACACCGTTACTATTATTAATCTCTACTTTATCCATGAGGGCATCAATTAAAAAAAGACCAAAACCACCTTCGCGTAGTTCTTCAACCGCCTCACCATTGGAGTAAGGTCCAATCTCTTCCTTGATCTTCTTAAGGTTAAAGCTATCTCCGCGATCAGCAACCATTACCTCTAGCCTGTTTACATATAAGCCGTAGCCAATTGTAATTTCGCCTTGCTCTCCTTCATCATAGGCATGTTGTACAGCATTGGTGATTGCCTCTGAAACGGCAACTTTTAAGTCTTCGATGTCATCGTAGGAGAATCCTACTCGATGCGCTATACCTGAAGTAGTCAAACGAGCCACACCTACATACTCTGGCTTAGCAGGTATTTTCATTTCCACAAAATCAAACGGCTCCTTCATTACTTTCCACCTCGGTTAAAATTTTCAATGCGTATAACCTCTTTCAAGCCCGTAATATCAAACAATCTATAAACTCGTTCTTGTAAATTTGTTAAAGCTAAATGTGAATCATGTTCTTTTGTGGATTTTAAAGCACTAATAAACACACCCAGGCCCGTACTATCCATATAAGTGACTTTAGCTAAATCAACTTTAATATTAGCTCCTTCTTTTCTTGTTAGTGGAATAATGGCCTCTTTCAATTTCGGTGCAGTGTAAGCATCAACTTCTCCTGACAAATAAATAGTTGATACCTGTTCACTGTTTTCTATATCAATATGTAAATTCATGACCGAAACTCCCCCTCGACAGTGATATATGTACTAAATATCTCTTTACCCTAAAATCCACTCTAGTAAACATTGTTTTTTAATGTTTTCGCCTTACAAGAATGAGCGTAAAATCATCCTTAAGATCAAAATCTTGAATTTGCTCAAAATGCTTATAAACTTTTTGCACGATTTCTTGTGCAGGAAGGTGTTTAAACTCCTGGATTTTATTTAGTACTTCTTTCCGGTCAATAAACTGATCACCACAACGACATTCAGTTACCCCATCTGTTAATAAAATTGCCATATCCCCTTTTTCAAGCTTTACAGAGTTACTTTCATATTTTGCAGGGGATTTAATCCCTAAGGCAATTCCCTTGGCATTGATTTCTGTAAATTGATTGGTCTCCTGAGAATATAAAAAACCAGGTTCATGTCCCGCCGAAGAATAATGAAACTTATTGTGATTCGTATCATAAAAGCCGTAAAACATTGTAATAAACATCTCTGAGCTGACATTTTGTTCTACAATACGGTTCAAAACGTCCAGAATTTCGCTAGGTTGACTTCTTTGGTCATGTAAGCTGTTTAGTGCATATTTAATCATCGACATACTCAGGGCAGCCGGCATACCTTTTCCTATTATGTCTGCAATCGTAACACTTAAGTTACCATTCCTATCCTTGAGAAATTGATAATAATCACCGTTCATCTGTCTGGAGGGAACAGAAATTGCCCCCACTTCTATCCCTTCTACTTCAGGTACTTTTGTATCCATTAATGATTTTTGTAAATTGGCCGCTACTTCGATTTCGGACTTAAGTTCCATTTGCTTTTCTCTTAGCGCCTGGAATTCTTTATGTGCTACTCCATAGGCAATCATTGTCTCTAATAAGAAATTAAAGGAGAGCATCACATGTTCAGGTAAATTTGGATATAAACTAGTTAGTGATTCTATATGTATCTGCACAATTTCATCCGGGGAAATGTTGTTTTGCAATGAATCTTTACTAAACCTATCAGCTTTATATAGTGCTGATTCATCCTTCGTCGTAATGTATTGTTTTAACAATCTTTTATATTTCTCCAAGTTAAAAGCCAACCTCCCTTATCGAAGCCACTTCATGACGACAATCTCTGTACCTTTTCCCTCTTCAGAATTAATGTGAAAGTCATCCATTAACCTTTTGATTCCAGGAAGACCTGCACCTAACCCACCCGAAGTTGAGTAACCATCTTCCATGGCTTTACCAATTTCCTTAATACCTGGCCCATCGTCTATCGCCGAAATTTTCAATCCAACTGTCCCTTCATTTTCGATTACTTCAAGATTGATTTGACCGCTATTTGCATACAAATATATGTTTCTGGCCATTTCCGATATGGCTGTAGCAATCCTCGCCTGGTCAACGGACCCGAAACCGATATCATTGGCAAGGTCCCGGCCACTTTGCCTAGCACCAACTATATCCCATTCCTTTTTAATTGTTATACAGGATTTAGAGTTCATTATTATTCCTCCAATTCCTGTCTAAGTTTAATCAATCCTTGTTCTAAATCTAAGGCAGTATGTACTCCTTGTAAGTGTATGCCTAAATCAATTAAAGTAATCGACACAGCTGGCTGTATACCCGTAAGGACCACTTTCGCCCCCATTAAATCTGACATAGACACTACATCCCCCAGGACTTTCGCAATAAAAGAATCAATAATTTCAACCGACGTTAAGTCGATCACGACTCCAGTGGCACCGGTCTCATGTATTTTCTTTAGCAGGTCTTCCTGAAACTGTATAGCTGTTTGATCATCAAGTTCAACTTGAATGGATATAAGCAGATAGTTTTGAAGTTTTAAGATAGGTATTCTCACACCGGTTTCACTCCTTCCCTAAGGAATCGATAATTTGTTCTACATCTAAGCTATCTCCTTGTGTATGTATAATTTTCCGGTTAGTAAATTCTAATGCTGACTGGAACCCTTTGCTTAACGAACTTTTTGTTGGGAACTTGCTTAAATCAATTCCTAAATTCACAATCGTTTGTGCGATTTCCGGTCTAATCCCTACTAGAATACATTTCGCACCAATTAATCTTACTGCTTCTGCAGCTTGGATGATGTGATGCGCAACCATAGTGTCTACTACAGGTACTCCAGTAATATCTATTAATACAACTTCAGCGCGATTTTCGATAACTCCATCCAATAAGTTTTCCATAATAAGCTTAGCACGGTCCGTGTCAATCGTTCCAATTAGGGGCATAACCGTAATCCCTTCCATGACAGGAATTAAGGGGGCTGACAATTCCTTTAAAGCTAATTTCTGCAGTGAAAATGTGTTTTCCCAACTACCCGAATATTCATTTACAAGGTAATTAATAATTGGGTCTATCCAGAGATCGACTTCTTGAACTATCTGCACAAAGTAACTTTTTTCCACCTGTTTATCTACATCTTTTAATAAAAAATTGACTGTAACGCGTCGGAATGACTGAATGCCTATGGTCAAATAACTTAACGGCCATCCTAATTTTATTAATCTCTCTGAAAACTCTTGCAACTCTTGGGTTGACCCTCTATTTTGTACACATAAAAAAATAACATCTACAAAATCTTTATTTGTACTATTGTATAGCTCAGTTGATATATTCGGAAGATCATCCGTTCTATGGGTTTTTTCAACTTCATTTAACCACTCAGACTTTATTTCATCGCTATTTTCTAGAACGATGTCTTGAATCCGTGTATCCATAATAATTCGCCCTCCTCTTACGAAAGTTCAAATAGACAAGTTAATTTTTCATAATAATGTTAACATTCTTATATTAATAGTTCTATAATATTGTACTATAAAAAAAGCCGCTCCTTTGAGCAGCTTTTAAAAATCAATTAGTCCGAGGCTTATTTGTAAAGCCTTATCGACACGCTTCATCAATTTTTCATCTAGATGTGTAATCTTGTCTGTTAATCGCTGCTTATCTATCGTCCGAATTTGCTCTAGCAAAATAACAGAGTCCCGCTCAAAGCCATACATTTCAGCGTCTATTTCTACGTGGGTAGGCAGTTTTGCTTTTTGTATTTGGGCGGTAATAGCAGCTATTATAACCGTTGGACTGAAGCGATTACCAATGTCGTTCTGTATTACTAATACAGGGCGAACGCCACCTTGCTCTGAACCAACAACTGGTGATAAGTCCGCAAAAAAGACGTCGCCTCTTTTAACAATCAAATCATTTACCCCCCGCTCACAAGGCGCTCTAGGGTGTTTTCTGCCTCCTCTTCAGCTTGAAAGGCTTCAGATGCGATGTCTAAATTGATGTTTGCCATTTCTACATAACCACGGCGCATCGATTCTCGAATATCACGTTTCTTCTTCTCACGTAAATACGATTGTACAGCTTGACAAATCAAATCGTTTCGGTTGAAACCATCATACTTCCCTATACGATCCATTTCCTTAACTAATTGTTGTGGCAATTTTACTAGTATCTCTTGTGAACACTCCGACACAACTTACACCTCCACCGTTAACCTGTCAAACACATAATCCAACCTTATAATATCATGCTAGGATAACCATTGCAAAGCGATTCCGATATAATAACCATATTACCATAATTTCATCTTTATACCTAAATTTTTCAATAAGTTGTCAGTTGATTAAACGTTTGTTTGATTTGTCCATTTTCAAGATACACTCGAGGCACGCGGCCATTTATCATGCATGGGACTTCGTAGCTAATTGTATCTAAATGTTGAGCAACTTCATCTACTGTTATTTCCTCTTTTTCTTGCCTTCCAATTAACGTTACTTTTGTTCCAACTGGGTAGAATCGATCCAACCTTACCATAAACTGATCCATACAAATACGGCCAACTATAGGCATCCGCTTACCATCAATTAATACATCTGCTTTATTTAATTTTCGTATCCAACCGTCGCCATACCCTAACGGAATGGTGCCAATCCATTCATTCCCTTTCGTCTCATATGTAGCCCCATAACTAATAAACTCTCCCTTCGGGAGTTGTTTTATATGGGATAGTGTACTGTGAAGTGAAAGGGCTGGTTGTAAAGGCATAGGATGTTCCCTTTTCACCTGTGAGGAGGGGTATAAACCATACATACTAATTCCAAACCGAACGGCATGAAACATTTGCTGTGGAAAACGCATACCGGCAGCGCTATTTCCCGTGTGCACAGTAACGGGTTCCACAACACTCTCTTGAAATATGGATAATAATCTTTGGAAGCGTGTCTGTTGTGTTTCGTAATAGGTTAAATCTTCTTCGTCAGCCGTTGCAAAATGTGTATATACACCTTCAACAAAGAATCTAGAATCAGTAAGTTGATTTATGAAGTCCTGCAACTCCTCTTCTGTTCTTATTCCTATCCTACCCATTCCTGTATCAAATTTTACATGAATCGCAACAGTTTTATGCAATAAATATTTTTTCGCTTCTTTTAGCCAGCCAGATTGAAAGGCTGTTAACGTAATATTGTGGTCAGCTGCAATTTGAACAAACTCCGGTTTAACATATCCCATTACTAGGATTGGCAGATGAACCCCATATTTTCGTAAACGAATCGCCTCATCTAATAGAGCAACGGCAAATCCATCAACACCGGCATCCATGGCAGCCTGTGCTACTTGAACATCGCCATGACCGTATGCATTCGCCTTTATCGCCGCGAAAACTTTCTTTTCACTTGTTAACAAGTTTTTTAGTTCTGTAATATTTGCTTTAATAGCATCAAGGTTTACTTCCATCCATGAATCCCGGTAAAATGGCGCATACGTTGACAATAGCACTTCCCCCCTACACCTTTTTCTACATTATTCACGCTATAAGGTGCAGATGTCAAATACTGTTTTATGCAAACGAAAAGCAGACTCCTAACTTATTATGTTGAGTCTGCTTAAATATATGTTCCTATTTCATACTTTTTCCTTCAAGTGATGAAGCAACTTCAATCATTTCTTCTTTCGTTAAATCTTCACTTGCTAAATAGTAGCGTACGTTGTTTTCGTTCCATTCTATTGTCTTGTCCGTGATTGCCCCAACTGTAAACCCTAGGTCAACCGGTTCTCCTTTAACAGAAACCGGAGAAGTCATGCTCGTTGGATAAGAAGTGTATAACTCTTGTACAATAGTAAAACTTTTCTCTCCACTGTAATTTAAGATAACCCGCTTTCCGTGTTCAAACTCAACTTCCTTCTGAGATGCAAGGGTAGTTCCTTCTGGCATCGTCAACGGATATAGTACAGTTAAAGAAGAATCATTTTCTCCAGCCATCGCTGGAACATCACCAACACTACTACTTAAGTTCTTGTTAGTATCAAAGTCATCCTCGGAGAAATTTGGATCAAACTCAAAAGACGTAAACTGAACTTCTACGAGTTCTTTGTAATCCTTATCAAACACCTTAACCATTGCTGGTTTTAACGAATCTTTATGGAAGTAAATTTCTTGATAAGGTAAGTTTTTATTGCTCTGATAGTTTGTCTTCGTATTAAAGACGTAATAATTCTCTGTTTGTTTAAACGACGCCTCAGTATCTTCTAATACATCGCTCACTAGAGAAGAATATAAATATGGTTGACTACTGTTGTGTGGCCAATCGCTTTGAAACTTGAAGCTTTTGTTTAATGCCGGTGTTAGAACAAACACCCCATCCTGATTACGCAAAATAATTTGACTGCCTTTGTCACTATCAGGATTTTCTAACTGAACCCGAAACAAGTTTTTCTTTTTGTGCCAAACATCAATCTGATAGCTCTGTACATCTTCACCTGTTTGTAAATTCATCTTCGCCTGGGCTTTATAACCACTCATGTCCTCAGCTTTATTATCGAGAGATTTAAGAATATCCTCTTTCGACTTTTCACCACAGGCAGATATGATGATGAGCATGAGTACGAAAAAGCTCCAGAGCAATTGTTTTTTTCCCATGATCACAACTCCTTTGCCTCATTTCAAAGGACAGAGGAACGTGTTGTCACTGATGAACCGCCCGTTTATGAAGGAATTATGATAGTAAAGTGTTTTATTATGTTTTCAACGATGAACGCAAGCATAACGTGCTTACTGTTATAAGGGGTTTCTATCCCACTACTTTATAAACACCTGGAAAAATCATACACAAACATTTGCCATCACCTGTTTCCTACCTCTTTCGTCTGTAAAATAGATGAATGGTCCGTCCACTTTTGTAACGAAAGGTGAGAAAAAAGTTTAAAGCAATTGTTTTTCATACAAAGGTGCCCTAGTATCTCACTTTTGATCAGTGTCACTTACATACCAACGAATGAACAATCCATTAAGTTTCGATAGCTCTATCCCCCCGTCTTTATGATGTTTAAGAAGGCTATTGACGTTAATATCCCCTCATACAACAGTGCGGTGACAATGTAGACATCGTTCCCTCCTACCCGCACTAAAATATATGAGACAAACTATTCGAATATGCAGACTAGCCTTCTTGAATAATTACTTCCGCAATCACAAACTGCTCACTATGGGAAATGGAAAGGAATGTATTTTTTTCTCTGTTACCTTTCACATAAACTACTGGTTTCCCTTTTTCGTCCGGAATCACTTCGATATCAAGAAAGGACAGGTCCTGTCCTAACCCTGTTCCCCGAGCCTTCGCATATGCTTCTTTTGCGGCAAATCGCCCGGCAGAAAATTCCATCTTTCGTTTTCGTGAGGAACATTGATTTAGTAAATCCAGCTCCCTTGTGGTTAAGATTCTTTTTACAAATCTTTCATTTCGCCTTACCTTTTCTTCAAGTCGGCTTATCTCAAGTAAATCAATTCCGATTCCTTTTATCATGTATTGTCCTTCTTTCAAATCATTTTTTTCGCATATCCATTATTTTCTATGGTTATATGTATAATAAGAGTTAACAATAATT
Proteins encoded:
- a CDS encoding Tex family protein; protein product: MKPNIVKQVIHLLQEGNTVPFIARYRKEQTGGLDEVQIKQIEDTYEYGVQLSKRKEEVIRLIDEQGKLTDELQGEIVKAEKLQRVEDLYRPYKQKRRTRATIAKEKGLEPLAQLVWEQSQQDISRKAEEFLSEEHELTTIEEVLTGVNDIIAEWVSDDPTYRENIRDMTFNNGTIQSKGKDVEQDEKGIYEMYYDYEEPVKKVVAHRVLALNRGEKDDVLKVSVNPPSDDVTNYLKREIIKSPSTEEENILIQAIEDGYKRLIEPSIEREIRNVLTESAEEQAINVFSKNLRNLLLQPPLKGKMLLGVDPAYRTGCKLAVVDETGKVQAINVIYPTPPKNDKAAAEKQVLEYIQRYSVELIAIGNGTASRETEQFIAELIQNHKLDVAYLIVNEAGASVYSASKLAREEFPDLQVEERSAVSIARRVQDPLSELVKIDPKSIGVGQYQHDVSQKRLSESLTFVVETAVNQVGVNVNTASTSLLQYVSGLNKTVAQNIVKYRNENGKFENRSQLKDVPRLGAKTYEQAIGFLRILDGKEPLDRTPIHPESYKQTKALLKALGFTTKQLGESTLTQALKGINVEQLANEFEVGIPTLKDIVEALEKPERDPRDELAKPLLKQDVLTMEDLQQGMELQGTVRNVVDFGAFVDIGVKQDGLVHISKLSNQYVKHPLDIVAVGDIVTVWVDDVDVKRERIALTMIQPGSSS
- a CDS encoding SpoIIE family protein phosphatase, with protein sequence MEGYMEVSVFQKPKAGNACCGDSYYYKEQDSEFVCVLADGLGSGRLAKESSQAVIEVVERCYHHSINTIVEKCNEALTDKRGVVLGLLKVDYEDSTYAFTSVGNVGIVVMGPNGKRRKHIPTAGYLSGNNRKCNVVKESLTEEDKIFMFSDGVNERHLLNNVDENDTISSVVKRYAHRGESDIQDDATLIGMKYYRA
- the sigB gene encoding RNA polymerase sigma factor SigB, encoding MATKSRPPSNSNYEDEVYKWIKHLQKHPYDERIQEKIVSKYEDLVKSIASKYAKNTAILEDLIQVGMLGLIAAVKRYDASFDKSFESFAVPTIIGEMKRFIRDKTWSVHVPRRIKELGPKIKKAVEELTSSLQHSPSVKEIAEYLCVSEEEILETMEMGKSYQALSVDRSIEADSDGSTVTLLDLVGSLENGYEQVDYKLMLDKLLPMLSEREQQILRCIYYDNKSQKDTGEQLGISQMHVSRLQRRALRKLREALQTDNTEVLF
- the rsbW gene encoding anti-sigma B factor RsbW; the protein is MKEPFDFVEMKIPAKPEYVGVARLTTSGIAHRVGFSYDDIEDLKVAVSEAITNAVQHAYDEGEQGEITIGYGLYVNRLEVMVADRGDSFNLKKIKEEIGPYSNGEAVEELREGGFGLFLIDALMDKVEINNSNGVIVVMTKYLHKNEVGQNGDQISTTQ
- a CDS encoding STAS domain-containing protein → MNLHIDIENSEQVSTIYLSGEVDAYTAPKLKEAIIPLTRKEGANIKVDLAKVTYMDSTGLGVFISALKSTKEHDSHLALTNLQERVYRLFDITGLKEVIRIENFNRGGK
- a CDS encoding PP2C family protein-serine/threonine phosphatase, producing MEKYKRLLKQYITTKDESALYKADRFSKDSLQNNISPDEIVQIHIESLTSLYPNLPEHVMLSFNFLLETMIAYGVAHKEFQALREKQMELKSEIEVAANLQKSLMDTKVPEVEGIEVGAISVPSRQMNGDYYQFLKDRNGNLSVTIADIIGKGMPAALSMSMIKYALNSLHDQRSQPSEILDVLNRIVEQNVSSEMFITMFYGFYDTNHNKFHYSSAGHEPGFLYSQETNQFTEINAKGIALGIKSPAKYESNSVKLEKGDMAILLTDGVTECRCGDQFIDRKEVLNKIQEFKHLPAQEIVQKVYKHFEQIQDFDLKDDFTLILVRRKH
- a CDS encoding anti-sigma regulatory factor; protein product: MNSKSCITIKKEWDIVGARQSGRDLANDIGFGSVDQARIATAISEMARNIYLYANSGQINLEVIENEGTVGLKISAIDDGPGIKEIGKAMEDGYSTSGGLGAGLPGIKRLMDDFHINSEEGKGTEIVVMKWLR
- a CDS encoding STAS domain-containing protein; protein product: MRIPILKLQNYLLISIQVELDDQTAIQFQEDLLKKIHETGATGVVIDLTSVEIIDSFIAKVLGDVVSMSDLMGAKVVLTGIQPAVSITLIDLGIHLQGVHTALDLEQGLIKLRQELEE
- a CDS encoding RsbT co-antagonist protein RsbRA, whose protein sequence is MDTRIQDIVLENSDEIKSEWLNEVEKTHRTDDLPNISTELYNSTNKDFVDVIFLCVQNRGSTQELQEFSERLIKLGWPLSYLTIGIQSFRRVTVNFLLKDVDKQVEKSYFVQIVQEVDLWIDPIINYLVNEYSGSWENTFSLQKLALKELSAPLIPVMEGITVMPLIGTIDTDRAKLIMENLLDGVIENRAEVVLIDITGVPVVDTMVAHHIIQAAEAVRLIGAKCILVGIRPEIAQTIVNLGIDLSKFPTKSSLSKGFQSALEFTNRKIIHTQGDSLDVEQIIDSLGKE
- a CDS encoding type II toxin-antitoxin system PemK/MazF family toxin, whose protein sequence is MIVKRGDVFFADLSPVVGSEQGGVRPVLVIQNDIGNRFSPTVIIAAITAQIQKAKLPTHVEIDAEMYGFERDSVILLEQIRTIDKQRLTDKITHLDEKLMKRVDKALQISLGLIDF
- a CDS encoding antitoxin; translated protein: MDRIGKYDGFNRNDLICQAVQSYLREKKKRDIRESMRRGYVEMANINLDIASEAFQAEEEAENTLERLVSGG
- the alr gene encoding alanine racemase, translating into MSTYAPFYRDSWMEVNLDAIKANITELKNLLTSEKKVFAAIKANAYGHGDVQVAQAAMDAGVDGFAVALLDEAIRLRKYGVHLPILVMGYVKPEFVQIAADHNITLTAFQSGWLKEAKKYLLHKTVAIHVKFDTGMGRIGIRTEEELQDFINQLTDSRFFVEGVYTHFATADEEDLTYYETQQTRFQRLLSIFQESVVEPVTVHTGNSAAGMRFPQQMFHAVRFGISMYGLYPSSQVKREHPMPLQPALSLHSTLSHIKQLPKGEFISYGATYETKGNEWIGTIPLGYGDGWIRKLNKADVLIDGKRMPIVGRICMDQFMVRLDRFYPVGTKVTLIGRQEKEEITVDEVAQHLDTISYEVPCMINGRVPRVYLENGQIKQTFNQLTTY
- a CDS encoding LolA family protein; its protein translation is MGKKQLLWSFFVLMLIIISACGEKSKEDILKSLDNKAEDMSGYKAQAKMNLQTGEDVQSYQIDVWHKKKNLFRVQLENPDSDKGSQIILRNQDGVFVLTPALNKSFKFQSDWPHNSSQPYLYSSLVSDVLEDTEASFKQTENYYVFNTKTNYQSNKNLPYQEIYFHKDSLKPAMVKVFDKDYKELVEVQFTSFEFDPNFSEDDFDTNKNLSSSVGDVPAMAGENDSSLTVLYPLTMPEGTTLASQKEVEFEHGKRVILNYSGEKSFTIVQELYTSYPTSMTSPVSVKGEPVDLGFTVGAITDKTIEWNENNVRYYLASEDLTKEEMIEVASSLEGKSMK
- the acpS gene encoding holo-ACP synthase, translated to MIKGIGIDLLEISRLEEKVRRNERFVKRILTTRELDLLNQCSSRKRKMEFSAGRFAAKEAYAKARGTGLGQDLSFLDIEVIPDEKGKPVVYVKGNREKNTFLSISHSEQFVIAEVIIQEG